Proteins from a single region of Hordeum vulgare subsp. vulgare chromosome 6H, MorexV3_pseudomolecules_assembly, whole genome shotgun sequence:
- the LOC123404808 gene encoding growth-regulating factor 4-like isoform X1: MAMPYASLSPARDRRSSPAATATATASRLPFCRYYPFSAGNGAGEKARADGGWLARPVPFTAAQYKELEHQALIYKYLVAGVPVPSNLVHPIRRGVEDLAARVYHNYLGSTSAQHVRSELFRGKKVDPEPGRCRRTDGKKWRCAKEAFSDSKYCERHMHRGRNRSRKPVETQLVPHSQPPPAASAVPPLATGFQSHSLYPAIGGGGGGGNSMSSTFSSALGPPQPHMAPYAALGGGGTCKDFRYTAYGVGSLADEHSKLITEAINTSMESPWCLPPSSETTTFPLPSYPPQLGATSELGQNNNSNSNSNAAKAERQQQQPLGDFDSGAINPMEQDNQTLRPFFDEWPKARDSWSDLTDDNSSLASFSATQLSMSIPDFSVASSQSPNSMLFAGEMY, encoded by the exons ATGGCGATGCCGTATGCCTCTCTTTCCCCGGCACGCGACCGCCGCTCCtcccccgccgccaccgccaccgccaccgcctcccgccTCCCCTTCTGCCGCTACTACCCCTTCTCCGC CGGCAATGGCGCGGGGGAGAAGGCGCGGGCGGACGGGGGGTGGCTGGCGAGGCCGGTGCCCTTCACGGCAGCGCAGTACAAGGAGCTGGAGCACCAGGCCCTCATATACAAGTACCTGGTGGCCGGCGTTCCCGTCCCGTCGAATCTCGTGCACCCCATCCGCCGCGGCGTCGAAGACCTCGCCGCCCGCGTCTACCACAACTACCTCGGCAGTACGTC AGCACAACATG TTAGGAGTGAATTATTCCGGGGCAAGAAGGTGGATCCAGAGCCGGGGCGGTGCCGGCGCACGGACGGCAAGAAGTGGCGGTGCGCCAAGGAGGCCTTCTCCGACTCCAAGTATTGCGAGCGCCACATGCACCGCGGCCGCAACCGTTCAAGAAAGCCTGTGGAAACGCAGCTCGTCCCCCActcccagccgccgccggccgcctccgccGTGCCGCCCCTCGCCACCGGCTTCCAGAGCCACTCTCTCTACCCCGCCAtcggtggtggtggaggcggGGGGAACAGCATGTCCAGCACCTTCTCCTCCGCGTTGGGGCCCCCTCAGCCGCACATGGCTCCCTACGCGGCTCTCGGCGGCGGCGGAACATGCAAAGATTTCAG GTACACCGCATATGGAGTAGGATCTTTGGCAGACGAGCACAGTAAGCTCATCACAGAAGCCATCAACACCTCCATGGAGAGCCCATGGTGCCTGCCGCCATCGTCTGAAACGACCACATTCCCGCTCCCAAGCTACCCTCCTCAGCTTGGGGCAACGAGTGAATTGGgtcagaacaacaacagcaatagtaaCAGCAATGCTGCCAAGGCCGagcgacagcagcagcaaccGCTTGGCGACTTCGACAGCGGCGCCATCAACCCCATGGAGCAGGACAACCAGACCCTGCGGCCGTTCTTCGACGAGTGGCCCAAGGCGAGGGACTCGTGGTCGGACCTGACGGATGACAACTCTAGCCTCGCCTCCTTCTCGGCCACCCAGCTGTCGATGTCGATacccgacttctccgtcgccagcTCCCAGTCGCCCAACAGTATGTTGTTCGCCGGTGAGATGTACTAG
- the LOC123404808 gene encoding growth-regulating factor 4-like isoform X2, with protein MAMPYASLSPARDRRSSPAATATATASRLPFCRYYPFSAGNGAGEKARADGGWLARPVPFTAAQYKELEHQALIYKYLVAGVPVPSNLVHPIRRGVEDLAARVYHNYLGIRSELFRGKKVDPEPGRCRRTDGKKWRCAKEAFSDSKYCERHMHRGRNRSRKPVETQLVPHSQPPPAASAVPPLATGFQSHSLYPAIGGGGGGGNSMSSTFSSALGPPQPHMAPYAALGGGGTCKDFRYTAYGVGSLADEHSKLITEAINTSMESPWCLPPSSETTTFPLPSYPPQLGATSELGQNNNSNSNSNAAKAERQQQQPLGDFDSGAINPMEQDNQTLRPFFDEWPKARDSWSDLTDDNSSLASFSATQLSMSIPDFSVASSQSPNSMLFAGEMY; from the exons ATGGCGATGCCGTATGCCTCTCTTTCCCCGGCACGCGACCGCCGCTCCtcccccgccgccaccgccaccgccaccgcctcccgccTCCCCTTCTGCCGCTACTACCCCTTCTCCGC CGGCAATGGCGCGGGGGAGAAGGCGCGGGCGGACGGGGGGTGGCTGGCGAGGCCGGTGCCCTTCACGGCAGCGCAGTACAAGGAGCTGGAGCACCAGGCCCTCATATACAAGTACCTGGTGGCCGGCGTTCCCGTCCCGTCGAATCTCGTGCACCCCATCCGCCGCGGCGTCGAAGACCTCGCCGCCCGCGTCTACCACAACTACCTCGGCA TTAGGAGTGAATTATTCCGGGGCAAGAAGGTGGATCCAGAGCCGGGGCGGTGCCGGCGCACGGACGGCAAGAAGTGGCGGTGCGCCAAGGAGGCCTTCTCCGACTCCAAGTATTGCGAGCGCCACATGCACCGCGGCCGCAACCGTTCAAGAAAGCCTGTGGAAACGCAGCTCGTCCCCCActcccagccgccgccggccgcctccgccGTGCCGCCCCTCGCCACCGGCTTCCAGAGCCACTCTCTCTACCCCGCCAtcggtggtggtggaggcggGGGGAACAGCATGTCCAGCACCTTCTCCTCCGCGTTGGGGCCCCCTCAGCCGCACATGGCTCCCTACGCGGCTCTCGGCGGCGGCGGAACATGCAAAGATTTCAG GTACACCGCATATGGAGTAGGATCTTTGGCAGACGAGCACAGTAAGCTCATCACAGAAGCCATCAACACCTCCATGGAGAGCCCATGGTGCCTGCCGCCATCGTCTGAAACGACCACATTCCCGCTCCCAAGCTACCCTCCTCAGCTTGGGGCAACGAGTGAATTGGgtcagaacaacaacagcaatagtaaCAGCAATGCTGCCAAGGCCGagcgacagcagcagcaaccGCTTGGCGACTTCGACAGCGGCGCCATCAACCCCATGGAGCAGGACAACCAGACCCTGCGGCCGTTCTTCGACGAGTGGCCCAAGGCGAGGGACTCGTGGTCGGACCTGACGGATGACAACTCTAGCCTCGCCTCCTTCTCGGCCACCCAGCTGTCGATGTCGATacccgacttctccgtcgccagcTCCCAGTCGCCCAACAGTATGTTGTTCGCCGGTGAGATGTACTAG